The Saccharopolyspora gloriosae genome has a segment encoding these proteins:
- a CDS encoding DUF4157 domain-containing protein — MRERDQHEPAKSAAKPERTTRAPEHSGTAEQLLHLQRTLGNAAVAQLIQRRMAPPEAAPEPVWSGDDVLKSSGNPIAPPVRQEMESRLGADFSDVRLHTGTTAQRSAGEIGARAYTSGNNVVLGSGASDKHTLAHELTHVIQQRSGPVAGTDNGNGLKISDPSDRFERAAEDNARRVMREPVEDHDDC; from the coding sequence ATGCGGGAGCGCGACCAGCACGAGCCGGCGAAGTCCGCGGCGAAACCCGAGCGCACGACCCGAGCACCGGAGCACTCCGGCACCGCCGAGCAGTTGCTGCACCTGCAGCGAACGCTCGGCAACGCCGCCGTCGCTCAGCTGATCCAGCGACGGATGGCGCCACCGGAGGCGGCTCCCGAGCCCGTCTGGTCCGGCGACGACGTGCTGAAATCATCCGGGAATCCGATCGCCCCGCCGGTGCGCCAGGAGATGGAATCCCGCCTGGGTGCCGATTTCTCGGACGTGCGGCTGCACACCGGCACCACGGCGCAGCGCTCCGCAGGCGAAATCGGCGCCCGCGCGTACACCTCCGGAAACAACGTCGTGCTCGGCTCCGGCGCTTCCGACAAGCACACCCTCGCCCACGAGCTCACCCACGTCATCCAGCAGCGCTCCGGCCCCGTAGCGGGAACGGACAACGGCAACGGGCTCAAGATCTCCGACCCCTCGGACCGCTTCGAGCGCGCGGCGGAGGACAACGCCCGCCGAGTGATGCGCGAACCGGTGGAAGACCACGACGACTGCTGA
- a CDS encoding ATP-binding protein yields the protein MSAELWDRLRAVEQRVREALDARADPGRDDPYRGLYLTEELVREVLDTPSSAWSAEPGPVAEPGARLSCLATDFGLDAWDVEFLLIALAPELDARFERLYGYLNDDVTRRRATAGMVLELCGMPTAGAGRFRFTPTSPLVAGGLLEVQEPERPLLTRTLRVPDRVVAHLLGEDTSDPQVGDLARLVDEPVTDPAELVKRLATGLDAGIGAVHLRGTTGAAQWAVDALAVSGRAALVLDTAALAAEADPPIAELVREARLHRAGLVLGPVEKISRAETTLRRLLDAAERIPLLLHGSGGWDPTWARRSPLTITLPEPDRASRAAQWHRALTESGAGAEVDPEAVSAYRLSTEQVHRAASVATRLARFEQRSLTAADLRTGVRAQNGAGLERLARRITPSVTWDDLVLPEQTARALTELSVRARHRDQVLGEWRMRPGGGRGRGVLALFAGESGTGKTMSAEVVAADLGMDLYVVDLSTVVDKYIGETEKNLERIFTEAVEVNGVLLFDEADAIFGKRSQVKDAQDRYANVESAYLLQRMESFDGIAVLTTNLRANLDEAFTRRLDVIADFPMPEAAQRRALWDRTLGTALPRADDLDLDFCADRFELAGGSIRACAVTAAYLAAEAARPVTMTDLLTALRQEYAKLGRLALDSEFGGAP from the coding sequence GTGAGCGCCGAGTTGTGGGACCGGCTGCGGGCCGTGGAACAGCGGGTCCGGGAGGCGCTGGACGCGCGCGCCGACCCGGGCCGCGACGACCCGTACCGCGGCCTGTACCTGACCGAGGAACTGGTCCGGGAGGTCCTGGACACCCCGTCGTCCGCCTGGTCCGCCGAGCCCGGCCCGGTCGCCGAACCGGGCGCACGATTGTCCTGCCTCGCAACGGATTTCGGCCTGGACGCGTGGGACGTGGAGTTCCTGCTGATCGCGCTGGCACCGGAACTCGACGCCCGCTTCGAACGCCTCTACGGCTACCTCAACGACGACGTGACGCGGCGCCGCGCGACGGCCGGGATGGTGTTGGAGCTGTGCGGAATGCCGACCGCGGGCGCGGGCCGGTTCCGCTTCACACCCACGTCCCCGCTGGTCGCGGGCGGCCTGCTGGAGGTGCAGGAGCCGGAGCGGCCGCTGTTGACCCGGACGTTGCGGGTACCGGACCGGGTCGTGGCGCACCTGCTGGGCGAGGACACGTCGGACCCGCAGGTGGGCGACCTGGCGCGGCTGGTGGACGAACCGGTCACCGACCCCGCGGAACTGGTGAAGCGCCTGGCGACCGGCCTCGACGCGGGAATCGGCGCGGTGCACTTGCGCGGCACGACGGGCGCCGCGCAGTGGGCGGTGGACGCCCTCGCGGTGAGCGGCCGTGCGGCACTCGTGCTGGACACGGCCGCCTTGGCCGCCGAGGCGGACCCGCCGATCGCGGAACTCGTGCGCGAGGCGCGGCTGCACCGGGCGGGCCTGGTACTCGGCCCGGTGGAGAAGATCTCCCGTGCGGAAACCACGTTGCGGCGACTGCTCGACGCGGCCGAGCGGATTCCGCTGCTGCTGCACGGTTCCGGTGGCTGGGACCCGACGTGGGCGCGGCGATCCCCGCTCACGATCACGCTGCCGGAACCGGATCGGGCCTCACGAGCCGCCCAGTGGCACCGCGCGCTCACCGAGTCCGGAGCCGGCGCGGAGGTCGATCCCGAGGCGGTCAGCGCCTACCGCCTCAGCACCGAGCAGGTGCACCGCGCGGCATCGGTGGCGACCCGGCTGGCCCGTTTCGAGCAACGTTCCCTCACGGCGGCGGACCTGCGCACCGGAGTACGAGCGCAGAACGGGGCCGGTCTGGAACGTCTCGCCCGCCGCATCACCCCGAGCGTGACCTGGGACGACTTGGTCCTGCCCGAGCAGACCGCGCGGGCGTTGACGGAACTGTCGGTGCGCGCCCGCCACCGCGACCAGGTGCTCGGCGAGTGGCGGATGCGCCCCGGCGGCGGACGTGGCCGCGGCGTCCTCGCCCTGTTCGCGGGAGAGTCGGGCACCGGCAAGACGATGTCGGCGGAGGTCGTCGCCGCCGACCTGGGCATGGACCTCTACGTGGTCGATCTGTCCACAGTGGTCGACAAGTACATCGGTGAGACGGAGAAGAACCTCGAACGCATCTTCACGGAAGCGGTGGAGGTCAACGGAGTCCTGCTGTTCGACGAGGCCGACGCCATCTTCGGCAAGCGCTCCCAGGTCAAGGACGCCCAAGACCGCTACGCCAACGTCGAATCGGCGTACCTGTTGCAGCGCATGGAATCCTTCGACGGCATCGCGGTGCTCACCACGAACCTCCGCGCCAACCTCGACGAGGCCTTCACCAGGCGCCTCGACGTGATCGCGGACTTCCCGATGCCCGAAGCGGCCCAACGCCGGGCGTTGTGGGACCGAACGCTCGGCACCGCTCTCCCCCGCGCCGACGACCTCGACCTGGACTTCTGCGCCGACCGCTTCGAACTCGCCGGAGGCTCCATCCGAGCCTGCGCGGTCACCGCCGCCTACCTCGCCGCCGAAGCCGCGAGACCGGTCACCATGACAGACCTCCTCACCGCCCTCCGCCAGGAATACGCCAAACTCGGCCGACTGGCCTTGGACTCGGAGTTCGGCGGAGCACCGTAG
- a CDS encoding DUF4255 domain-containing protein — translation MIHEVDEGLRLLLTEEGVPGSGVELAFDPPTTDWAAKRNAPTVNVFLYDIREYAALRQRGSIEKFDDEGNVIGRFDPPRWFQLSYLVTAWTNRPQDEHRLLAQVLRGLVRHEALDPQWRTGTLEELALAVSLETGGELAEGRSPTDVWSALGGELKPSITLRVTAPLAGNLRPVGPPVTEGVALGARAAVADGEVDEQRHLRYEDTGAEGEAFSSSRPRPGGRRRIRGPL, via the coding sequence GTGATCCACGAAGTGGACGAGGGCCTGCGCCTGCTGCTGACCGAGGAGGGCGTGCCCGGTTCCGGGGTGGAGCTGGCTTTCGACCCGCCCACCACGGATTGGGCGGCGAAGCGCAACGCTCCCACGGTCAACGTGTTCCTTTACGACATCCGGGAGTACGCGGCACTGCGCCAGCGCGGTTCGATCGAGAAGTTCGACGACGAGGGAAACGTCATCGGCCGGTTCGACCCGCCGCGCTGGTTCCAGCTGTCGTACCTGGTCACGGCGTGGACGAACCGCCCGCAGGACGAGCATCGACTGCTGGCCCAGGTGTTGCGCGGGCTGGTCCGGCACGAGGCGCTGGACCCGCAGTGGCGCACCGGAACCCTCGAGGAGCTGGCCTTGGCGGTGTCGTTGGAGACCGGCGGTGAGCTCGCCGAGGGCCGCTCGCCCACCGACGTGTGGTCGGCGTTGGGCGGGGAGCTCAAGCCCTCGATCACGCTGCGGGTGACGGCGCCGCTGGCCGGGAACCTGCGGCCCGTCGGCCCGCCGGTGACCGAAGGCGTGGCCCTCGGCGCGCGGGCCGCCGTGGCCGACGGCGAGGTCGACGAGCAGCGGCACCTGCGCTACGAGGACACCGGCGCCGAAGGCGAGGCCTTCTCCTCGTCCCGGCCCCGGCCGGGCGGACGGCGGCGCATCCGGGGACCGTTGTGA